From the Quercus lobata isolate SW786 chromosome 6, ValleyOak3.0 Primary Assembly, whole genome shotgun sequence genome, one window contains:
- the LOC115995180 gene encoding PLAT domain-containing protein 3-like: MALNTNFFFILFLCVLSIAQSSDDDCVYTVYIRTGSVIKGGTDSIIGARLYDEYGEYVEIKNLEYWGGLMEPGHNYYERGNLDIFSGRGGCLSAPICALNLTSDGSGAHHGWYVNYVEVTTTGVHTSCTQQLFTVEQWLALDTAPYELTAIRNYCPYDDSEKNRRGQLKSSV, translated from the exons ATGGCTCTCAACACCAActtcttcttcatccttttcctCTGCGTTCTCTCCATAGCCCAATCTTCC GACGATGATTGTGTGTACACTGTGTACATCAGGACCGGGTCGGTCATAAAAGGAGGCACGGACTCGATCATCGGAGCGAGGCTGTACGACGAGTACGGCGAGTACGTGGAGATCAAGAACCTAGAGTACTGGGGCGGACTGATGGAGCCAGGCCACAACTACTACGAGAGGGGCAACCTGGACATTTTCAGCGGCAGAGGCGGGTGCCTTTCGGCTCCGATCTGCGCTTTGAATCTCACTTCGGACGGGTCGGGTGCCCACCACGGGTGGTACGTTAATTACGTGGAGGTGACGACGACTGGGGTCCACACCTCCTGCACTCAGCAGTTGTTCACCGTGGAGCAGTGGCTCGCGCTCGATACGGCGCCGTACGAGCTCACCGCCATTAGGAACTACTGTCCGTACGACGATTCGGAGAAGAATCGACGTGGTCAGCTTAAATCTAGTGTGTAA